The Desmodus rotundus isolate HL8 chromosome 3, HLdesRot8A.1, whole genome shotgun sequence genome includes a region encoding these proteins:
- the POLR3H gene encoding DNA-directed RNA polymerase III subunit RPC8, which translates to MFVLVEMVDTVRIPPWQFERKLNDSIAEELNKKLANKVVYNVGLCICLFDITKLEDSYVFPGDGASHTKVHFRYVVFHPFLDEILIGKIKGCSPEGVHVSLGFFDDILIPPESLQQPAKFDEAEQMWVWEYETEEGAHDLYMDIGEEVRFRVVDESFVDTSPSGPSSAEAASTSEELPKKEAPYTLVGSISEPGLGLLSWWTSS; encoded by the exons ATGTTCGTCTTGGTGGAGATGGTGGACACTGTGCGGATACCTCCGTGGCAGTTTGAGCGGAAGCTCAACGACTCCATTGCCGAGGAGCTGAATAAGAAGTTGGCCAACAAG GTCGTGTACAACGTGGGACTCTGCATCTGTCTGTTCGACATCACCAAGCTGGAGGACTCCTACGTGTTTCCTGGGGATGGCGCGTCGCACACCAAAG TCCATTTTCGCTATGTGGTGTTCCATCCGTTCCTGGACGAGATTCTGATTGGGAAGATCAAAGGATGCAGCCCCGAGGGCGTGCACG TCTCCCTAGGGTTTTTCGATGACATTCTCATCCCCCCAGAATCGCTGCAGCAGCCCGCCAAGTT CGATGAGGCAGAGCAGATGTGGGTGTGGGAGTACGAGACGGAGGAAGGCGCCCACGACCTGTACATGGACATCGGGGAGGAGGTCCGCTTCCGGGTGGTGGATGAGAGCTTTGTGGACACGTCCCCCAGCGGGCCCAGCTCCGCCGAGGCCGCCTCCACCAGTGAGGAGCTGCCAAAGAAGGAGGCCCCATACACGCTTGTG GGATCCATTAGCGAGCCGGGCCTGGGCCTCCTCTCCTGGTGGACTAGCAGCTAG